A window of Reinekea marina contains these coding sequences:
- the pyrF gene encoding orotidine-5'-phosphate decarboxylase, translating to MNFNDAIRHHWQSGTQVCVGLDPFLDRFPPAFSSQTNAIFEFNKAIIDATAKYVCCFKPQFAHYAAEAAESQLKQTIAYAKSNYPNIPVILDSKRGDIGSTASMYAREAFEHYLADAVTVNPYMGSDTVLPFAKFQDKGVIVLCRTSNPSAAEFQNQTIEGEPLYIHVARKAQQLWNEHGNISLVVGATAAEEMAKIRSVAPDLPFLVPGIGAQGGDLTATVENGQTSPGSGLIINSSRQVLYASQGEDFAQAAAKETKKLRDDINAINDHHHP from the coding sequence TTGAATTTTAACGATGCTATTCGGCACCATTGGCAATCTGGAACTCAAGTTTGTGTTGGCCTTGACCCATTTTTAGACCGCTTCCCTCCCGCTTTCTCTTCTCAAACTAATGCTATTTTTGAATTCAATAAAGCCATCATAGACGCGACAGCCAAGTACGTTTGTTGTTTTAAACCTCAATTTGCGCACTATGCAGCTGAAGCAGCCGAGTCGCAGTTGAAGCAGACGATCGCCTATGCTAAATCGAACTACCCTAATATACCGGTCATTTTAGATTCCAAACGAGGCGATATTGGTTCTACAGCCTCAATGTATGCCCGAGAAGCGTTTGAGCACTATCTCGCCGACGCGGTTACGGTGAACCCCTATATGGGCAGTGACACCGTACTTCCGTTTGCGAAGTTTCAAGATAAAGGCGTGATCGTTTTGTGCCGTACTTCGAATCCATCAGCGGCAGAATTTCAGAACCAGACTATTGAAGGTGAGCCGCTTTATATCCATGTTGCTCGAAAAGCCCAGCAGTTGTGGAATGAACATGGCAACATCAGCTTGGTTGTTGGCGCAACCGCCGCCGAAGAAATGGCTAAAATTCGATCAGTTGCTCCTGATCTACCTTTCTTAGTGCCCGGCATTGGCGCGCAGGGAGGAGATTTGACGGCCACTGTTGAAAATGGCCAAACCTCGCCAGGTTCAGGCCTAATAATTAACTCTTCTCGTCAAGTTTTATACGCCTCTCAGGGTGAAGACTTTGCCCAAGCCGCTGCAAAAGAGACGAAAAAGTTGCGCGATGATATAAACGCAATTAACGATCACCACCACCCATAG
- a CDS encoding alpha-2-macroglobulin family protein, giving the protein MFKRIVTTFATFACLVLSNLSYAEFYASKVAESSYDNAPALIIRFTEAIDAATQLENFVTVKPELDNGSSWLTLDDGYSWTLPFVEPNTTYKVTLDTRLTSTQLNSLVAKQLSRGNSTFISTQWSVSTKQLTPAASFAQSGQYLTGSLQNELPITAVNLDSVELDIFRVRDQDRDKFLADTFYSGRMYYDSLTNLKRWADLIHTAHYDFDLKKHTRTTLNLDVSPALNKFVDGIYVAVLRKPGEYEYRYDTQMFTQSNIGLHARFFKDEIQLLSNDLTTGEPIEGVEVTYYWRGNQDNTKHHSNGFTDSEGEHRFNTNKKPNLIVAQYNDQVSFIRTSNHQLDLSSYGNSPDRHRELQPFLYGPRDLYRPGEVVNINMILKNYDGVTTKTPPVPAILYDARGSRVKNFTWRANNQGHYLYQFTLDENAPTGEWTLDLPNSSLYQGSYKFKVEEFLPERLALSFYDGERQKYRYVDPGNATVPIQADYLYGAPASGNRANGIVTVTAATNLFEQWDEYKFSDPTASIQRNTQQLSDISLNDSGYGELEIPNLWQDLSLPLNYRVTASVFEEGGRPITRSQSVIQLPNPTAQYVGVKRLFKDRPKSNQKAKFHLISVDAQGKAMPDNVSISLIRKSRDYYWFYDQENGWNWRYNADVYVAYSQQLNVTEAGTEIELPLHWGDYELEITSGSGMKTVHPFRTQYSWYNANRSSMRPEVIDIILDQDHYAPGETASIQFNSASAGQTVLQVESSKGVLFSDSFSSIKGLNEYKLTIPQDWDRHDYYLSIMVVASSDQVEEVAPQRSLGISHLPLQRSDAVFDVSIDAPEKIEPNTTARAEIKVKNAQIADGNKIWATMALVDLGVLNITGYQSPQPQSFFYSAKRFESQYFDMYGNIINNLGYKTYTQSFGGGFDDSDDQLSRGGDKPKSDVQIISYFSQPVEVVNGTAAFDFDIPSFNGRVKWMAVVWSEQAVGSEEVETTIADKLVTQLSMPRFLAMGDSSELTLDLHNLSGTDQSFDIQVQVSGSVEAKQFSQTQALNDQEKQSLRIPIQAVDYTGVGAIRINITNGDDINLNREWTLGTRAPFPIQTNIVRKVIDAQEAWQPNIDTSRLMPSTVSAQLTLSDRPAINFGSHLDYLLKYPYGCLEQTTSSTYPWVLIDQAAFDALNLSSAFEARFKQPFTESFRLAQIQKGIDRLAAKQKSDGSFGYWNNSSHTSMWGSVYATDLMVDARNIGVSVDTGLLNQSTRFLSRMLKGTASDNIWTENNNYYQLAYRSYAAMVLAKANLASLSDVRRLYSSLEKGKITQSSLPWMHIAVALKILGDEQRATLAANNALTHTRQGNSYYADYGSSVRDTALTLALAMENDFDYGNLPSQLEQGLQKRRWFSTQERIALARLGKSYALSGQQWMATLNTSEFNQSIDQAKPFNTLINGEQLSSITSIEASDKKLYASIAWNGVPDQPLTANSNGMHISRHFYDLNGNRIDFSSEATSGDLFIAKVTVGSNNERFPEALLVDLLPAGFELENQNLLNASVNLDEINIEGQNVGDYFRSYKVSYEEYRDDRYVAEVSLTHWSDTTLFYLVRAVTPGVYSFPNSMIEDMYRPEYFAISETPGVVNIIPAP; this is encoded by the coding sequence ATGTTTAAAAGGATAGTCACCACATTTGCAACGTTTGCTTGCTTGGTGCTCAGTAATTTAAGTTATGCCGAGTTTTACGCCTCTAAAGTCGCTGAATCGAGCTATGACAATGCCCCAGCATTAATCATTCGATTTACCGAAGCCATTGATGCCGCAACACAGTTAGAAAACTTTGTAACGGTGAAACCAGAATTAGACAATGGCAGTTCTTGGCTCACACTAGACGATGGCTACAGTTGGACACTCCCATTTGTAGAGCCCAATACCACTTACAAAGTCACCCTGGATACTCGCTTAACTTCCACTCAACTTAACTCTTTAGTGGCAAAACAACTCTCGCGCGGTAACAGTACTTTTATATCGACTCAGTGGAGTGTATCCACTAAGCAGTTAACGCCGGCCGCTTCGTTTGCGCAATCTGGGCAATACCTAACGGGTAGCCTTCAAAACGAACTGCCGATAACGGCCGTAAATCTAGACTCTGTTGAATTGGATATATTCCGAGTTAGAGACCAAGACCGTGATAAGTTCTTAGCCGATACCTTTTACAGCGGTCGTATGTACTACGATTCATTAACCAATTTAAAACGCTGGGCAGATTTGATCCACACGGCTCACTACGACTTCGATTTAAAAAAGCATACTCGTACAACCCTTAACTTAGATGTAAGCCCTGCACTGAACAAATTTGTCGACGGTATTTATGTTGCTGTGCTGCGAAAGCCTGGTGAGTATGAATATAGATACGACACTCAAATGTTTACGCAATCAAACATTGGTTTGCATGCGCGCTTTTTTAAAGACGAAATTCAGTTGCTGAGCAATGATCTTACAACTGGAGAACCTATTGAGGGAGTAGAGGTCACTTACTATTGGCGAGGCAACCAAGACAACACCAAACACCATAGTAACGGCTTTACTGATAGTGAAGGTGAACACCGATTCAATACCAATAAGAAGCCGAATTTAATTGTTGCGCAATACAATGATCAAGTAAGTTTTATTCGTACTTCCAACCATCAGCTGGATCTATCTTCTTACGGAAACAGTCCAGATCGCCATCGTGAACTACAACCATTTTTGTACGGACCACGTGATTTATACCGTCCTGGCGAAGTTGTAAACATTAATATGATTTTAAAAAATTACGATGGTGTCACTACAAAAACGCCACCTGTTCCTGCAATACTTTATGATGCTCGTGGTTCACGTGTTAAAAATTTTACTTGGCGAGCCAACAATCAAGGGCACTATCTTTATCAATTTACGTTAGATGAAAATGCACCCACGGGTGAATGGACGCTAGACTTGCCAAACAGCAGCCTTTACCAAGGCAGCTACAAATTTAAAGTCGAAGAATTTTTGCCCGAGCGGTTAGCCTTATCTTTTTACGATGGCGAACGCCAAAAATATCGGTATGTTGACCCAGGCAACGCAACAGTTCCAATTCAAGCAGACTACCTTTACGGTGCACCGGCAAGCGGCAATAGAGCGAATGGTATCGTTACTGTCACAGCGGCCACCAACCTCTTTGAGCAATGGGACGAATACAAGTTCAGCGACCCAACGGCCTCGATTCAACGTAACACTCAGCAACTGAGCGATATTTCATTAAACGATTCAGGCTATGGTGAACTAGAAATTCCAAACCTCTGGCAAGACTTAAGCTTGCCGTTGAATTATCGAGTGACCGCCAGTGTATTTGAAGAAGGAGGTCGCCCGATTACTCGCAGTCAATCAGTGATTCAGCTTCCTAACCCAACGGCACAATACGTGGGCGTTAAACGACTTTTTAAAGACCGACCAAAATCAAATCAAAAAGCAAAGTTTCACCTTATTAGCGTTGATGCTCAAGGCAAAGCAATGCCGGATAATGTTTCAATTTCATTAATCCGCAAGTCCCGTGATTACTATTGGTTTTACGATCAAGAAAACGGCTGGAACTGGCGATACAACGCTGATGTCTATGTTGCCTATTCGCAGCAATTGAATGTTACTGAAGCCGGTACTGAAATAGAATTGCCATTACATTGGGGTGACTATGAACTAGAAATCACCTCAGGTTCAGGCATGAAAACGGTTCACCCATTCCGCACGCAATATAGTTGGTACAACGCGAACAGGTCATCAATGCGACCTGAAGTTATCGACATCATTTTAGATCAAGATCATTACGCACCGGGTGAAACCGCATCTATTCAATTCAACAGTGCAAGCGCGGGTCAAACGGTATTACAAGTTGAAAGTTCTAAAGGCGTCTTGTTCAGTGATTCGTTTAGCTCAATTAAAGGGTTGAATGAGTACAAACTGACGATACCTCAAGACTGGGACCGTCACGACTACTATTTGTCGATTATGGTAGTGGCGTCTTCAGATCAAGTCGAAGAAGTTGCCCCTCAGCGATCACTAGGCATTAGTCATTTACCGTTGCAACGATCAGATGCCGTCTTTGACGTCAGCATCGATGCGCCAGAGAAAATTGAGCCTAACACAACCGCTCGTGCTGAAATTAAAGTCAAAAACGCACAAATCGCAGATGGCAACAAGATTTGGGCAACGATGGCACTGGTGGATCTTGGCGTATTAAATATTACTGGTTATCAAAGCCCGCAGCCGCAATCATTTTTCTACTCTGCAAAACGATTTGAAAGCCAATATTTCGATATGTACGGCAACATTATTAATAACCTCGGTTATAAAACCTATACTCAATCTTTTGGTGGAGGTTTCGATGATTCCGATGATCAATTAAGTCGAGGTGGCGATAAACCGAAGAGCGACGTACAAATAATTTCTTACTTCTCTCAACCCGTAGAAGTAGTGAACGGAACAGCGGCTTTCGATTTTGACATTCCTTCGTTTAATGGACGAGTGAAGTGGATGGCCGTGGTATGGTCTGAGCAGGCCGTTGGCAGCGAGGAAGTAGAAACTACCATTGCCGATAAGTTAGTGACTCAATTATCGATGCCACGGTTTTTAGCCATGGGAGATAGTTCCGAGTTAACCCTAGACCTGCATAATTTATCAGGTACTGATCAATCGTTCGATATTCAGGTTCAGGTGTCAGGATCGGTTGAAGCAAAACAATTTTCACAAACGCAAGCTCTGAACGACCAAGAAAAACAAAGCCTTCGGATACCCATTCAGGCGGTTGATTACACTGGAGTCGGCGCCATTCGTATCAACATTACCAATGGTGACGACATCAATTTGAATCGCGAGTGGACGTTGGGTACGCGTGCGCCATTCCCAATACAAACCAATATCGTTCGCAAAGTAATTGATGCCCAAGAAGCTTGGCAGCCGAATATTGACACCTCACGGTTGATGCCATCTACTGTATCGGCACAATTGACATTGTCGGATCGACCCGCCATAAACTTCGGCAGTCATTTGGACTATCTATTAAAGTATCCTTACGGATGCTTAGAACAAACCACAAGTTCAACCTACCCTTGGGTTCTCATTGATCAAGCCGCTTTTGATGCACTCAATTTATCGTCTGCTTTTGAAGCGCGCTTTAAACAACCTTTTACTGAGTCTTTCCGCTTAGCCCAAATTCAAAAAGGCATTGATCGTTTAGCCGCCAAGCAAAAGTCCGACGGCTCATTTGGTTATTGGAACAACAGTTCCCATACTTCCATGTGGGGCAGCGTTTATGCCACCGATTTAATGGTGGATGCGCGCAATATTGGCGTGAGTGTAGATACTGGTTTATTAAACCAATCCACTCGCTTTTTAAGCCGAATGTTGAAAGGCACAGCCAGTGATAATATTTGGACAGAAAACAACAACTACTATCAGCTAGCTTATCGTTCGTATGCTGCCATGGTGTTGGCAAAGGCAAATCTTGCTAGCTTAAGTGACGTGCGCCGACTATACAGCTCTTTAGAAAAAGGGAAGATTACTCAATCGAGCTTGCCGTGGATGCATATTGCCGTTGCGTTAAAAATATTGGGAGACGAGCAACGCGCTACATTGGCTGCAAACAATGCCCTGACCCATACTCGGCAAGGCAACTCTTATTACGCTGACTACGGCTCTAGTGTTCGAGATACAGCCTTAACCTTAGCCTTGGCCATGGAGAACGATTTTGACTATGGCAATTTACCATCTCAACTTGAACAAGGGCTGCAAAAAAGGCGTTGGTTCAGTACGCAAGAACGTATTGCGTTAGCAAGGCTAGGGAAAAGCTATGCGCTATCGGGCCAACAATGGATGGCAACCTTAAATACGTCAGAATTTAATCAATCTATTGATCAGGCTAAACCGTTTAACACCTTAATAAACGGTGAGCAGCTTTCTTCAATCACTTCGATTGAGGCCAGCGATAAAAAACTTTACGCCAGCATCGCTTGGAATGGGGTACCAGATCAGCCTTTAACCGCTAATTCAAATGGCATGCATATTTCCCGTCACTTCTATGATCTAAATGGCAACCGAATTGACTTTAGTTCAGAGGCTACCAGTGGCGACCTGTTCATTGCCAAAGTAACAGTGGGTAGCAATAATGAGAGGTTCCCAGAAGCCTTGTTGGTTGATTTACTGCCTGCCGGCTTTGAACTTGAGAATCAAAATCTGTTAAACGCTTCTGTGAATCTCGATGAGATTAACATTGAAGGGCAAAACGTAGGTGATTATTTCCGATCCTATAAAGTCTCTTACGAAGAGTATCGAGACGATCGTTACGTCGCCGAGGTATCACTAACTCATTGGTCTGACACTACTTTGTTCTACTTGGTCAGAGCAGTGACTCCTGGTGTCTATAGCTTTCCAAATAGCATGATCGAAGATATGTACCGCCCAGAGTATTTTGCAATCAGCGAAACCCCTGGGGTTGTCAACATCATACCGGCACCCTAA
- the argA gene encoding amino-acid N-acetyltransferase yields the protein MHAYRGKTTVLWLRSKVLDHERLMSIVGDMALLSSLGLRLVVLFDAHDSHNNPISSAQITAEQLLNITAEIGQRRYAMEAMFSQGITNSPMHGANVNVVSGNFISARPAGVVDGVDLMAQGRVRRVNHLAIREQLDNQNLVLIPPLGYSITGDILYLSPDNLVVEVAKHLNADKVVIVGDNPHPSTDGQKEMSLDALKGAISQLNESSSGLLELKVAHNASMAGIPRCHIIDGHEDGALLSELFTRDGVGTLVARDSYDTFRKARANDISGIAALLKPLEDQQILVKRDQETLENDIGHYLVNERDGMIIGCAAVFPLNEHIAEIASLAVHPDYQKGGRGNALLNAAEREARQLQLKEIFVLTTQTEHWFIERGFRAATVQDLPENKQRLYNIERNSKVYIKSLVS from the coding sequence ATACACGCCTATCGCGGAAAAACGACGGTTTTATGGTTACGGAGCAAGGTACTGGATCACGAGCGGTTAATGTCTATTGTAGGAGACATGGCGTTACTCAGTAGCCTTGGGTTGCGCCTTGTGGTTTTATTCGATGCTCACGATAGCCATAACAACCCTATTTCGAGCGCACAAATCACCGCTGAACAGCTGTTAAATATCACGGCAGAAATTGGACAACGCCGCTACGCGATGGAAGCCATGTTTAGCCAAGGCATTACCAATTCGCCTATGCATGGGGCAAACGTCAACGTAGTCAGTGGCAATTTCATTTCAGCTCGCCCTGCAGGGGTCGTAGATGGTGTTGATCTAATGGCGCAAGGCCGAGTGAGACGCGTTAATCATTTAGCCATAAGAGAGCAGCTCGATAATCAAAATTTAGTGTTAATTCCGCCACTGGGTTACAGCATAACGGGTGATATTCTTTATTTGTCGCCTGACAATTTAGTTGTCGAGGTCGCGAAACATCTCAACGCCGATAAAGTTGTTATCGTCGGGGATAACCCGCACCCGAGCACGGATGGTCAAAAAGAGATGAGCCTAGATGCTTTAAAAGGGGCCATCAGTCAATTAAATGAAAGCAGCTCAGGCCTACTGGAGTTGAAAGTAGCTCATAACGCCAGCATGGCGGGTATTCCTCGTTGCCATATTATTGATGGCCATGAAGACGGTGCATTGTTAAGCGAGCTATTTACTCGAGACGGTGTAGGCACCCTAGTTGCACGTGATTCGTACGATACATTTAGAAAAGCACGTGCCAATGATATTTCCGGTATCGCGGCACTGCTTAAGCCCTTAGAAGATCAACAAATTTTAGTTAAACGCGACCAAGAAACGCTCGAGAATGATATAGGTCACTACCTAGTCAATGAACGAGACGGAATGATTATTGGTTGTGCGGCCGTCTTTCCATTAAATGAGCACATCGCCGAAATTGCTAGCCTTGCCGTGCACCCCGATTACCAAAAAGGGGGTCGTGGCAATGCATTATTAAATGCCGCTGAGCGCGAAGCACGCCAGCTGCAATTAAAAGAAATTTTTGTTCTCACCACACAAACCGAACATTGGTTTATTGAGCGAGGTTTTAGAGCTGCGACGGTTCAAGACTTGCCTGAAAACAAACAGCGTTTATACAACATCGAACGCAATTCAAAGGTCTATATAAAATCGCTCGTTAGTTGA
- a CDS encoding GntR family transcriptional regulator translates to MLKSVNVSTIASAWLFEYNLALTLSFYFEGSTLVKKRAVTRQSLPDVIAADLRSRILSGDLAEGDLIRQELLAAEYDVSRMPVREALKRLDSEGLVVFTTNKGATVTKHSLEEIAEIFDLRVLLEVDLFSKSIPRMTEQDFEACQALLDKMEASYAAGNVAEWGPLNAEFHGLLYAAANQSLTMQLLERISMQANRYVSMHIDQLRKADNAENEHRALLSFAKDRNIEVATSLLTKHLIDTKQQLIELIAKTRDS, encoded by the coding sequence TTGTTAAAAAGCGTAAATGTTTCAACCATAGCGAGTGCTTGGTTGTTCGAGTATAATCTTGCGCTAACACTATCATTTTATTTCGAGGGCAGTACCTTGGTAAAAAAACGGGCCGTTACACGTCAAAGCTTACCGGATGTTATTGCGGCAGATTTACGTAGCCGAATATTATCGGGTGATCTGGCAGAGGGTGACCTTATTCGCCAAGAGCTGCTCGCAGCAGAGTATGATGTTTCACGGATGCCGGTAAGAGAAGCCTTAAAGCGCTTAGACTCAGAAGGCTTAGTTGTGTTCACCACTAACAAAGGTGCAACAGTTACCAAACATTCGTTAGAAGAAATTGCTGAAATATTTGATTTACGTGTGCTATTAGAAGTGGATCTATTCTCAAAGTCAATCCCGCGCATGACTGAACAAGATTTTGAAGCATGCCAAGCCCTTCTCGATAAGATGGAAGCTTCCTATGCGGCCGGCAATGTCGCAGAGTGGGGGCCGCTCAATGCCGAATTCCATGGGCTACTTTATGCCGCCGCAAATCAATCACTCACTATGCAACTGTTAGAACGTATCAGCATGCAAGCGAACCGCTATGTCAGTATGCACATTGATCAACTTCGCAAAGCCGATAATGCAGAGAATGAGCACCGCGCCTTATTAAGCTTCGCCAAAGATCGAAACATCGAAGTGGCCACTAGCCTACTAACAAAGCATTTAATCGATACCAAGCAGCAGCTGATCGAACTCATTGCAAAAACTCGAGATTCATAA
- the pbpC gene encoding penicillin-binding protein 1C — protein MRSLLLSQGWFKQMKIAFKRYPKAYWLGASLLIMLLAFSVADWFWPVNLKPRHISQVVLSEDGRPLRAFADENGVWRYPISLSDVSSLYIEALIQYEDRYFYYHPGVNPAALMRAFGQWLWHGKIISGGSTLTMQVARLKYPEPRTLSGKLKEIFRALQLEWHFSKDDILQYYLNHAPFGGTAEGVHAASLTYFGYGPEQLTHAQAALLAVLPQAPSRYRPDRYPEQATAARNKVLNRLVRQGVWSQSTAQDAMMETIFASTIERYQDAPILARRLANASSEPIIKTTINLAWQQTAQQRLQDYVQRIDNSASAAAMVMDSKTGAIKVYVGSADFANPNRDGYVDMVTAIRSPGSTLKPFIYGMAIDQGLIHSHSLLLDVPLRFGDYQPLNFTGGFSGAVTVADALQKSLNIPAIQVLERIGPAALYLQLQKAGAELRLPSAEPPTLSIGLGGLGTNLASLVQLYSALGNDGMATTARFNTEKEDVESVSLLSPGAAWVIRTLLLTAENAPRGLAIKTGTSYGNRDSWAIGVSDHYTIGVWVGRPDGQPIAAHHGSQTAVPLLKQLASFLPSQFIAPKQPASVDNVTICWPSGQPSNGPDCDIQHSAWTVNNTTPKTWMSTKNDDQLFNDPIQFVRRAKDSQLSVPFGCDLDFMESEISLWPPQLQPWLPNAFLTSTKVPNVDPRCPNELADVARLPLRISGVNEGDALILEGGSTKTINIFAQGGQSPYYWYVNGQIGDSSSDKLSLTVSGTYQYNIVLTDRNGDMARQTLNVYAQ, from the coding sequence GTGAGGTCGCTTTTATTAAGCCAAGGATGGTTTAAGCAAATGAAAATCGCTTTTAAACGCTACCCAAAAGCCTACTGGCTTGGTGCATCTTTACTCATCATGCTGTTGGCTTTCTCAGTCGCAGACTGGTTTTGGCCCGTCAACCTAAAGCCACGCCACATAAGTCAGGTCGTCCTCTCAGAAGATGGGCGTCCGCTTCGTGCTTTTGCCGATGAAAACGGCGTTTGGCGTTATCCGATCTCGCTTAGCGATGTCTCTTCGCTTTATATCGAAGCCTTAATTCAGTATGAAGATCGATATTTTTACTACCACCCAGGTGTAAACCCTGCTGCGTTAATGCGCGCCTTTGGTCAATGGCTATGGCACGGTAAAATTATATCAGGCGGCTCTACATTAACCATGCAGGTTGCTCGGTTAAAATACCCTGAACCTCGGACGTTGTCGGGAAAATTAAAAGAAATTTTTCGTGCACTGCAATTGGAATGGCACTTCAGCAAAGATGACATCCTTCAATACTATTTAAACCATGCCCCCTTTGGCGGCACTGCAGAAGGGGTTCATGCAGCCTCATTAACTTATTTTGGTTATGGTCCAGAGCAATTAACCCACGCACAAGCGGCATTGTTGGCGGTATTACCACAAGCGCCTTCACGCTACCGCCCAGATCGATACCCTGAGCAAGCCACCGCCGCACGCAACAAAGTTCTGAATCGACTCGTTCGCCAAGGCGTTTGGTCTCAATCTACGGCACAAGATGCCATGATGGAAACCATTTTTGCCAGCACGATCGAGCGGTACCAAGATGCCCCCATTTTAGCGCGACGGCTTGCGAATGCTTCCTCCGAACCCATCATCAAAACCACCATCAATTTAGCATGGCAACAAACGGCACAGCAGCGTTTACAGGATTATGTCCAGCGTATCGACAATTCAGCCTCTGCAGCTGCGATGGTCATGGACAGCAAGACAGGCGCAATAAAGGTGTATGTGGGCAGCGCCGATTTTGCTAACCCAAATAGAGACGGGTATGTTGATATGGTGACCGCCATTCGCTCACCCGGTTCCACACTTAAACCCTTTATTTATGGCATGGCGATAGACCAGGGCCTTATTCACAGCCACAGTTTATTACTGGATGTCCCGCTTAGGTTTGGCGATTATCAGCCTCTTAATTTTACCGGCGGCTTTAGCGGTGCGGTTACGGTTGCCGACGCCTTACAAAAAAGTCTGAATATTCCAGCCATTCAAGTACTCGAGAGAATAGGTCCCGCGGCTCTTTATCTTCAGCTCCAAAAGGCCGGAGCCGAATTAAGGCTGCCCTCGGCAGAACCGCCAACACTTTCAATAGGATTAGGAGGGCTTGGAACAAATCTGGCTTCACTCGTTCAGCTTTACTCTGCTTTGGGAAACGACGGAATGGCAACAACGGCTCGTTTCAACACAGAAAAGGAAGATGTCGAGAGCGTTTCATTGCTCAGCCCAGGAGCCGCTTGGGTTATTCGAACCCTATTACTGACGGCCGAAAATGCACCACGCGGCCTGGCGATAAAAACGGGAACCAGCTATGGCAATCGAGATTCATGGGCTATTGGAGTCAGTGATCACTACACCATTGGAGTTTGGGTCGGCCGACCCGATGGGCAACCTATCGCAGCGCATCACGGCAGCCAAACAGCGGTGCCTTTGTTAAAACAACTGGCCAGTTTTTTACCGTCACAGTTTATCGCCCCTAAGCAGCCTGCATCTGTCGATAATGTGACTATCTGCTGGCCAAGTGGCCAGCCCTCGAATGGACCCGACTGCGATATTCAGCATTCAGCCTGGACAGTTAATAACACCACGCCGAAAACGTGGATGAGCACTAAAAATGATGACCAGCTTTTCAATGATCCTATTCAATTTGTCCGCCGCGCAAAAGACTCACAACTGAGCGTACCCTTTGGATGCGATCTAGATTTTATGGAATCTGAAATATCACTTTGGCCGCCGCAACTTCAACCGTGGCTACCCAATGCCTTTTTAACGTCCACCAAGGTACCCAACGTCGATCCTCGCTGCCCTAATGAGCTGGCCGATGTCGCACGGCTGCCGTTGCGTATCTCTGGTGTGAATGAAGGAGATGCCCTCATCCTTGAGGGCGGATCAACAAAAACAATCAACATTTTTGCGCAAGGCGGGCAAAGCCCCTATTATTGGTATGTAAATGGTCAAATCGGTGATAGCAGCTCTGATAAATTGTCACTCACCGTCTCAGGGACATACCAATACAACATTGTTTTAACCGATCGCAATGGCGATATGGCTCGGCAAACACTGAACGTCTACGCTCAATAG